The Musa acuminata AAA Group cultivar baxijiao chromosome BXJ2-5, Cavendish_Baxijiao_AAA, whole genome shotgun sequence genomic interval CCAGTCTAAGGTTGTCTACCAATGGGAAAGTATTGAACCTATAAAAGGCACCTTCTTGAGTTGGAGTTTCAAATGATGCATGATATTTTAATGTTGTACTTTTACATTATCGGTATATAGAATTCATACTTGCATTTTATGTTACTGCACTTTTTTTAAAACATCTTATTCATAACTAGTTCATAATGATATTTATCTCCATCCTTTTTGCTTGACGTGCGTCCTTTAGCTGAGTGCGTGAAGTTCTTTACACATTTCTTGCCTGTGAACAAGgcctaactgtattttgagttccGCTAGAGCCACTGACCGCCTGAACCAAAGTGTAATCACCTTTACAAGACATCTCCTGATTCTAGACTTGGAATTATATGAGATTTTTGGAATCAGGAAGTTAGATGTATCCATCCTTAGTTTTCGTTACCGGCATCACAACTCTGTTGGATTGAAAGTCTAACCTGAAAGTTTGGAGAATAAGTTCCTGAATTCCTACTTAACTCGTCTTGGATTGTAATTTTCGAACCTTGACCAACCTAATCTCAGTTAGAACTAAGTTTGTCGTAAAGATGGAGCGGGTTGGGTTGGTTTGAATCAGGTTACTTAGTTCATATTATCACCAAGtacttgtggttaaaagtttaaaaatgatgctgCAAacaatatatattgtatatactATTTATTCATGCATTGGGTTTAATTGGGGTAAAGTTAAGTTAATCTATGTTTGGCATTTGTTATGGTTGGACTTGGATTGGATTTTACACCAAATTCAATCAAACCCAAGTGGAAGCAAGGTTTAGATTTTCCAACCCTGACCCACCGTtcctttttttaatattaaaaaaagacCCTATTCAACCTGGCTCAATGATCTGATTGGGCCTGATGCGTTCAGCTTGTGCCAAAAGCCAAATAGCAACCTGTAATTGACTGTATGTCTAAGACACAAGGCTTTGCATGTAAGTTTGATTTTATTTCATGTCGCTGTGGAGTAGACACTTTGTAATAGTTCTTGTTGTAACATATTTGTGAAATTTTTGATGAATTCAAGCTTAAGTGGCTCTGATATATCTTTAACTCAATAACGTTCGGTTGGCtttttaattgatttttttttctttgtttaaccACTTTTATCACCCTACCACAGTTCCTGAAGTATCTAAGATGACTTGGCAGTCTCTTGTAGTGGGGTCTGAGACGCCGGTGCTTGTAGATTTTTGGGCTCCATGGTGTGGTCCTTGTCGTATGATTGAGCCAACCATTGTCAAGCTAGCGAAGGCTTATGAAGGAAAGATCAAGTGTTACAAGCTCAACACAGACAACAACCCTGACATAGCTACACAGTATGGTATTCGAAGCATCCCCACTGTGATGATATTCAGAAATGGTGAAAAGAAAGATGCTGTGATTGGGGCTGTGCCAGAGAGTACCCTTGTTTCGACAATCGAGAAGTTTGTAGTGAGATAGACACATTTGTGTTCTGGGTACTGGACTCTTGGAATTCAAAAGGCTATCTATGTGAGTCTGGGCAATGTTCTCCTTGTAATAATACCGTGTACATGGTGAACGATTTGCTCGAGTTGGATATCCTTCAATCTGCTACACTACCTAAGTGGAATTTGAAGAATAAAAGTGTTGCTTGGAATCAAACCAACTGCTGCTTATGCACAATGTTCTTCCCACATGAAACGTGGATGTAACATTTTCTTCCCTAATGCAAGAACATATCATGGAGATCTTTGGCTCCTATGAGGTACGTCTCTGGACCTGGTGGTGTTGGGTAAGTTACAATGAGTCATGGCATACATAAATCTGCTATCAGTTTCTAAGTTTGCCCCTTCAAAATTTATGTAGGATATTCTGCTATCGCTGTGCTGAATGGAATTGGCTAATGCCCGGAATGGTTGCTAGAATGGCAATGGCTCGGGTGCTCAAGAACCTCGTCCTAATCTAAAGTCAAAGCAGGTACGTTACTTAATTTCCTATTTGAATCCTCCTGTTTTCGATTGAAGGATGTTTGACTACTGTTCAAGTAGGTTGGATTGTATCAAGTATTTCCTTGGCTCACATTATCAGTGATATTTTCTTACAGCTGTTCAAACACTGTCGGAAACCTAACCTAACCCCATCTATTTGTTTAGATCGAGTATCCGAACAGTGTCTATCGCCTCGAAAACATTTTTGTTTTTGTATAGCTGATGGGTAATTTTTATTGGTGCAGGATGATAAAGACTATATATTATACTGTCTGTCCTTGTGAATTGAGTGCGGCTGGTGATGCCTTTTCTGAGGGCTGCTTTGGGGTTCTCCACCGAACGATATATTGTGGGCCATACGGGGATTTTAACCTGCACGACTGCGCTGCATGTGAGTTTTGTTTATTTATTCCAGGATTATTTGACTTCACAACATGTTTCCACCTGTTCCCTCCGTCCATCCATGGAATCCTTATAATCCAGAAAACAAGTAAGCTTAGGGCTATTTACTGAAAGCTCCCAGTAATATAGACTTTCATCGAATGGgccttcatatattttttttatttttagcaggGATATTTTTGAAAAACTTTaaccaaaataaaattataaaaaaaaaatcattatcctTTGATTAGATTTAACTTTAGTTTTTTAGAGTTGAATtgatttttttaagatgaatcaaatcatattggttatcttttaattttttataaaatattctctcACCTTCTCCATCTTCACTctacctcctcctctttctctctcttcatcttcttcttccatttTACCTCCAATTCTACCTATGTTTTCTCTCACTTTGCCTCACACTTTTATCTCCGTCTCCTTCTCTACCTCCACTATCTCCTCTCCTCACTCTCTACCCccactcctcctccttctcccatTAGCCTTCTTTTTCTCTACCTCCCCCTGTccctcttcattttcttcctcCTTTACCTTTTTCTAAACCTCTACTCGCTCCCTCCCCTCTTCCTCCACCTTCTCCTCCTAAAAGTCATTACACTTAAAATTACAATCGGGTTACACTTGAGTTATATTCATtgacaaaatatataatataatatatatatatatatatatatatatatatatatttatatttatatttatatttatatataaaagtattCTAAATATATCAGAAAACTAAAAAActctaaaattatattaatttttatataaaattatcttaaaattcttaTGAATTAGAAACATATCCTAGTAGTTTTAGAAAAGTTTGGATTGATTTAGTGAAAATTAATTCGAGTTATATTTGTTCACatattcaataaaaataatttcttaaatAAGTGATGGTACCTCCTTAGGCAATGGTATCGTCTAGACTTGTAGTGTGACTACTTAGGGCTAATActctatttaaaaattttaattatcataaattgatagaaaatataaaaaagtgATACTAAATATCTTATAATAATGCTAGTAgttctaaaaaaaaattagattggtTTGTTAGAAATTAACTTGAGTTACACTCGATCATAGATTCAATGTAATAATAtcctatttaaaatttttta includes:
- the LOC103985650 gene encoding thioredoxin M2, chloroplastic isoform X3, coding for MIEPTIVKLAKAYEGKIKCYKLNTDNNPDIATQYGIRSIPTVMIFRNGEKKDAVIGAVPESTLVSTIEKFVVR
- the LOC103985650 gene encoding uncharacterized protein LOC103985650 isoform X1; the protein is MAATVVESMAISRLAPSASAPRAAAVSQASSPRGRCDTRLLPSFDGLRMSSRVRPISPAKRLAGSLMAVRRGAVVCEASEATIQLPEVSKMTWQSLVVGSETPVLVDFWAPWCGPCRMIEPTIVKLAKAYEGKIKCYKLNTDNNPDIATQYGIRSIPTVMIFRNGEKKDAVIGAVPESTLVSTIEKFVVR
- the LOC103985650 gene encoding uncharacterized protein LOC103985650 isoform X2 produces the protein MAATVVESMAISRLAPSASAPRAAAVSQASSPRGRCDTRLLPSFDGLRMSSRVRPISPAKRLAGSLMAVRRGAVVCEASEATIQLGSETPVLVDFWAPWCGPCRMIEPTIVKLAKAYEGKIKCYKLNTDNNPDIATQYGIRSIPTVMIFRNGEKKDAVIGAVPESTLVSTIEKFVVR